From the Actinomadura luzonensis genome, the window TGCAGCGGCATCTGGAGGCCGGCGGCGGCGCCGGGAAGCCCGGCGACCGCTGACACGCGGACACGTCACCCGGCCTCGAAACTTTCGGCTCACTTTCTTAAATTTTCTCTGGTGCACGGCTGCCCCGATTGCCTATCCTGCCGCTACGGAAGCGCCCCAACGGGGTCGCGACAGGGGTGACGTCCGGTGGTGAGGTTAGTCATGCCGTCGAAACATTTCGGTTACGCGCAGTGGTGAAGGGAGACGCCACGCTCACGCTGCCCGGCCTTCTCTCGCTCCGCGCGCGGCAGGAGGCCGGGCGCACCGCCGTCGAGGTGGCCGGGGTGGGGGCGCTGACATTCGGGGAGTGGGAGGCGCGCTCGGCCGCGCTCGCCCGGGCGCTGGCCCGGCGGGGGCTGCGGCCCGGGGGACGGGTCGGGCTGCTGTACGGCGAGCGGGACTGGATCGACTACGCCGTGGCCTGGGCAGGGGTGCTGCGGGCCGGCGGCGTGGCGGTGCCCCTGTCGGACCGGCTGGCGGCGGCCGAGGTGCGGCACGCCTTCACGGACTGCTCGGTGGAGGCCGTCCTGCACGGCGACGGGCTCCAACCGCCGGACGCCGGCGGCTGGCGGGCGACCCTCGCCGGCCTGCCCCTGGACGGCGGCGACGCTCCCCTGCCCGAGGCGCGCCCCGGCGACCTGGCGCAGATCATCTACACCTCCGGCACCACGGGCCGGGCCAAGGGGGTCGGCGCGACGCACGCCAACCTGGCCTACGGCGCCGACCCCGGCCCGCGCCGCCGCAAGCTGGCCCACTCGCGGCACTTCCTGCACGCCTTCCCGATCGGCAGCAACGCCGGGCAGACCATGCTCGTCAACGCCCTCGACGCCCGCCCGGCGGCGCTCACCCTCCCCCGCTTCACGCCGGGCCGCTTCGCCCGGGTCGCCGAGTCCTACCGGGCGGGGACGTTGTTCGTGGTGCCGGCCATGGCGATCGAGCTGCTCGGCGCGCGGGTGCACGAGCGCCACGACCTGAGCTGCGTGCGGCTGCTCGGCTCCACCGCGGCCGCGCTGCCGCCCGCCGTCGCGGCCGGCCTGGCCGAGGCGTTCCCGAAGGCGACGATCGTCAACTACTACACCTCGACCGAGGCGGCGCCCGCCCA encodes:
- a CDS encoding class I adenylate-forming enzyme family protein, with amino-acid sequence MVKGDATLTLPGLLSLRARQEAGRTAVEVAGVGALTFGEWEARSAALARALARRGLRPGGRVGLLYGERDWIDYAVAWAGVLRAGGVAVPLSDRLAAAEVRHAFTDCSVEAVLHGDGLQPPDAGGWRATLAGLPLDGGDAPLPEARPGDLAQIIYTSGTTGRAKGVGATHANLAYGADPGPRRRKLAHSRHFLHAFPIGSNAGQTMLVNALDARPAALTLPRFTPGRFARVAESYRAGTLFVVPAMAIELLGARVHERHDLSCVRLLGSTAAALPPAVAAGLAEAFPKATIVNYYTSTEAAPAQTVMIVDPARPDSVGRPASGGDLRILRQDGSPAGPGEQGEVWLRSPAGPRAYYGDRRLSGEVFRDGWVRMGDIGYLDRDGYLHLVDREGDVIKSGAFKVSTLQVEAALHEHPAVAEAAVVGLPHPVLGRVPAAAVVVRQPVTAAGLRTFLLDRLARHELPARLLFVPELPRNHLGKVVKPRLLDLLAQEDRS